ACGGAACTCGACGGCGTCTACCGCGACAGCCGCGAGTGCGCGGCACTGGCACTGTCCTCCGGGGCAACCAAGCTGCTGCTGTCGCCGCCGACCCCGCGCCCGAAGAAGGGCTAGTCGACGGGAGTAGTCAATGGAGCAGTCTGGCACTTCGACCCTCTTGCAGGGCGCGGTGCAGGACCTCGCCTCCAGTGTGGTCTCCGCCCTCCGGGGCGGAGACCACACGCGAGTCGACGCCCCCGGGCCGGTCGACGTGGAGGAGGGAGGCCTCGTACTCGCGGCCGTCCGCGTGCTGGGAGCCGACGCGCTGCTGCCGGCCGTCCTGCTGGGCACCCCGCCCGACCCGGACGAACTCGCGGTGTTCCGCAAGTCCGTGGAGTCCTATCCGCCCCGCGCCGACGCGGCGCCCGCCGTGCTGTGGAGCCACTGGGCCATGGCGCGCACCCTGCGCCGGCTCGACCCGCCGTCCGCCGCCGCGACCGCCGACGGCACGGAGCCCGGCGCCCAGTGGCTCGACGACGCGAGCTGGCAGGTCCTGACCCATCAACTGGCGGTGCTGGCCCCCCTCGCCCTGCCCGGCGAGGACAGCGCCGTGGCCCGCGCGGCCCAGGGGCGTCCCGTGGACGTCGCCCGGGGCTTCGTACGGGCGGTACGCCGCAGGGACTGGCGGCAGGCCGCCGGCGCCGGCCGCTGGCTCACCCTGCTGCACGGCGTCCCCGGCACGCTGGGACTGGAAGCGGGCCTGGACTTCGTGGAACTGATGGGCGGCCACGACCCGCTCGTCGAACTCCAGGTCCGGGCGGCACGCCGCCTGCGCACCGGAGCGCCGGTGTGACGACGACACAGGCCACGGAGATCCGGCAGGTGGCGCGGGCCGCGCTGGCCTGGGCGTCCGCACACCGCGCGGACTTCGCCCTCGGCGAGGACGCCCTGGCCGCCGACGGCCGGGTCGACAGCAGCTGGAAGCCGCTCGGCGAGCTGGCCCAGGTCTGTGCGAGCGTCACCCGGCATGCGCCTCCCGCCGACCCCCTGCACACCTGCGCCCGCGACCTGCTGGCCTTCGCCTGGCGGCAGACCGGCGACGGCGAGCTGTTCCTCCTGCTGCAACGGCTGGAACCCTTCGCCACCTACCCGCTGGAGGTCTACGCCGCCCTGGCCGCGGCCGGATTCCGGCACCCCGGCTACGAGGCCGCCACCGCCACGGTGGCCCGCACCCGCGGCTGGCAGCTCACCGAGCAGGAACCGACCCGCCGCCTGGGCGTCCTCAAGGCCGAGGAACGGGGCGGCATCCACCGGGACGGGCCCGGGGAGCAGCTGCTGCGCCGCACCTGGCTGGGCGGCCTGCCGGAACCCTGGACCTTCGAGCGGTCCGCCGGGTACGCGCTCACCCACGTCGTCTTCCACCTCACCGACTGGGGACGCGCGTCCGGGGGAGTCCCCGCCGACCTGGCCTCCTACCTCGCCGACTGGCTCCCGCCCTGGCTCGACACCTGCCTGGACGCCAGGATGTGGGACCTGTCCTGCGAACTGCTCGCCGTGGCCGCGAGCGTGCCCGGACTGCCGCACGACGCCGTACCGGGCGACGCCTGGGAGCGGATCGCGGCGGCACGGGACGCGACCGGCGCGCTCCCCGAGGAGGGGGACGCGGGCGACCCGGACGCGTACTTCGCGCACCACTACCACTCCACCCTCATGGCGGCCTTCGCGGCGGCGCTCACCGCCGGACAAGGAGCACCGGTATGACCGACACCCGCCTGATCCACGCCGTCGGCGTGGGCGCCATCGAATGGCTGTGGGCCCACCGGGACGGATTCCGCCTGGAGCCGGACGTCGACCCCGAGATCGGCTTCCTGGAGCGTTTCAAGCCCGTCGGTGAACTGGCCCTGATCTGCAAGGTGCTGTTCCGCGAGGGGGTGGCCGGCTCACGGCAGGCCCAGCTCGCCCGCCAACTGCTCGACCACGCCTGGCGCGAGACCCTCGACGGCGGCACCATGCTGGTCCGCGGGCAGCGGACGGAGCCCATCTCACCCATCCCCTTCGAGGTGTACGTCCCCTTCAGGGAACTGGGCTACAGCCAGCCCGACGTCGAGCGGGCCGCCGTGCTCAACCACCGGCTGGACAGCTGGATCGCGTTCGAGACGACCCCGACCCGACGGCTCGGCCTCTCCGCCTTCCAGCGCCGCCACGGCCTCACCCCCCGCCCGCCCGAGACCGACCTCGTGGGCGAGACCTGGCTGGCCCGCACCCCGGAACCCTGGACCGTCGAGGGCCACATCGCCTACGACGTCACCCACACCGTCTTCCACCTCACCGACTGGGGCGAGAACCCGGACGGCCTGCCGCCGGACATAGCCGACTACCTCGCCACCTGGCTGCCCGTCTGGATCGACGACTGGCTGGACCTGGAACGCTGGGACCTGCTCGGCGAACTCCTCGTGGTCGACGCCTGCCTGCCCCGCCCCACCCTGGACGAACGCGCCTGGCAGGCCTTCGCCTCCGCGCAGCAGCCCGACGGAGCGATGCCGGCGATCCGCACGATGCCCGAGGGCACACCCGACGAGGTGTTCGACGTCGTCTACCACCCGACGCTCGTCGCCGCCTTCGCCTCGGTCCTGGCGACGTCGCGCGCCCTGGCCGGCCTGGCCCACGCGTCATGACGACCCGTCCGCTGCCCCCGTGGCCGGGCGAACCCGGACCACCCGACGCCGGGGACCCGATCCGTCCCCCGGCCGCCCCGCCCGCCGAAGTCCCCCCGGACGACCGGCTGCTCGCGGACGCCGTCACCGCGTCCGACGCCCCCGACGTCGTCTTCGCCCTCTCGCGCCACGGCCGACGCACCCTCCACAGTGGCGGCACCGCACCGCCCCCGCCGCTGCCCCGTGCGGACCTGCGCTACGAGATCGGCTCGGCCACCAAGACGTTCACCGGTCTGCTCCTGGCCCGGCTGATCCACGCCGGCGCGCTGTCCGGAGGCGAACCGGCCACCACCCTCCTGGACGGCGGACGGCCCGCCGGCGCGACCCCGGTGACGCTCGCCCACCTGATCACCCACACCTCCGGACTGCCCGCCCTCCCGGCCGGCTTCTTCCTCCGGGGCCTGCCCGCCTGGCACACCAACCCCTACGCCCGCTTCCCGGCCTCCCGGGTCGTCGACTCCTACCTGCGCCACCGGCAGCGGCACCGCCCCGGCACCCGCTGGCGCTACTCCAACTACGGCGTCGCCGTCCTCGGACACGCCCTGGCCGCCGCGACCGGCACACCGTGGGAGGAGCTCGTCACCGACGGGGTACTGCGCCCGCTCGGCCTCGACGCCACGACCCTGTGCGCGGACGACTCGGGACTCGACGCCGTCGGACACGGCAGGGACGGCGAGTCACCCGTGCCCCCCTTCGACGCGGGCGGCTTCCAGGCGGCCGGCGCCGTACGCGCCACGCCGCGGGACCTGCTCGCCTTCCTGGAGGCGCATCTCTACCCCGGCGAGGCACCACCGGACCTCGCGCCCGCCCTGCGCGCGGTGCGCCGCCCCGTGCTGCGCAGGGGGCTGACGCACCGCCATGTGCACACCGTCGCCTGGTTCCGTCACCCCACCGACGGCGGACCGCTGTACTTCCACAGCGGCGCGACCCTGGGCCAGCAGGCGTTCCTCGGTTTCCGCCCCGACACCGGCACGGCACTGGCCGCCGTCTGCACCCGCCGCTTCCGCGCCCACGACCCGTTCGTCGCCACCGCGTACGCGTTGCTGGCCGGGCAGTGACCGGGCCCGCCCGGCGCCGGCGGCACAGGCCGCTCCGGCGCCGGACAGCCCTGACCCTTCGTCACACCCGCTGCCACAGAGCAGGGGTGCCCTCGGGCGCCCAGGGGCCCTGGGCCTGGTGGGTCTGCAGGCACTGGTAGCGCACACCCGCGTGCGTCACGGTGACCCCGGCCTCGTAGACGCGGCCCGCGGCCCAGGTCTGCGCGACGTTGCCCTGCGGCGCCGGGGTCTCGGCCTCGGCGGTCTTCAGGGTGAGTCCGAAATCGCCGAGCAGCGGATTGATCGGCTGGTAGAACGTGGTGCCGCCGGACGTGCAGTCACCGGAGCCGCCGGACGTCACGCCCT
The Streptomyces tuirus genome window above contains:
- a CDS encoding DUF6895 family protein — its product is MTTTQATEIRQVARAALAWASAHRADFALGEDALAADGRVDSSWKPLGELAQVCASVTRHAPPADPLHTCARDLLAFAWRQTGDGELFLLLQRLEPFATYPLEVYAALAAAGFRHPGYEAATATVARTRGWQLTEQEPTRRLGVLKAEERGGIHRDGPGEQLLRRTWLGGLPEPWTFERSAGYALTHVVFHLTDWGRASGGVPADLASYLADWLPPWLDTCLDARMWDLSCELLAVAASVPGLPHDAVPGDAWERIAAARDATGALPEEGDAGDPDAYFAHHYHSTLMAAFAAALTAGQGAPV
- a CDS encoding serine hydrolase domain-containing protein, yielding MTTRPLPPWPGEPGPPDAGDPIRPPAAPPAEVPPDDRLLADAVTASDAPDVVFALSRHGRRTLHSGGTAPPPPLPRADLRYEIGSATKTFTGLLLARLIHAGALSGGEPATTLLDGGRPAGATPVTLAHLITHTSGLPALPAGFFLRGLPAWHTNPYARFPASRVVDSYLRHRQRHRPGTRWRYSNYGVAVLGHALAAATGTPWEELVTDGVLRPLGLDATTLCADDSGLDAVGHGRDGESPVPPFDAGGFQAAGAVRATPRDLLAFLEAHLYPGEAPPDLAPALRAVRRPVLRRGLTHRHVHTVAWFRHPTDGGPLYFHSGATLGQQAFLGFRPDTGTALAAVCTRRFRAHDPFVATAYALLAGQ
- a CDS encoding DUF6895 family protein, with protein sequence MTDTRLIHAVGVGAIEWLWAHRDGFRLEPDVDPEIGFLERFKPVGELALICKVLFREGVAGSRQAQLARQLLDHAWRETLDGGTMLVRGQRTEPISPIPFEVYVPFRELGYSQPDVERAAVLNHRLDSWIAFETTPTRRLGLSAFQRRHGLTPRPPETDLVGETWLARTPEPWTVEGHIAYDVTHTVFHLTDWGENPDGLPPDIADYLATWLPVWIDDWLDLERWDLLGELLVVDACLPRPTLDERAWQAFASAQQPDGAMPAIRTMPEGTPDEVFDVVYHPTLVAAFASVLATSRALAGLAHAS